The sequence GGTCGGCCACCGAGGGCCGTGCCTCCTGGAACACCGAGAACGCCGGCTTCCAGGTCCTTGCCGACAACCTCCAGCCTGACAAGATCAGCGAGATCCGCGAGCGCAAGGGTATGAAGCAGGAACTGAACCCGGCTATCGACTACTTCTAAGTACCTTTTTACTTCGTCGGGTTTCCTCGCGCCGCCAACGGCGGCGCTGCGGGAACCACTTCTCGCAAAAATCTACGCTAAAAACGACCTCCGAGTCGCGCTCTGCGAGCGCGCTCGGAGTGAAACCGCGCGCCGACGGCGCGCGGTACGCTCGTCCGTCCCGTTTTTCGCTCCGCTACAGCGCGGTTTTACTCCGCCGCTTGTGCCCGTAGCCTGTCGATTCGGTTCCCCAGCGGCGGCGATTTCGAGAGCGGGTTCGCGAACCGTCGTCTCGACGGCTCCATGTCGTGAACGTCGGCGTACCGTTCGAGTGCGTCGGCAACGGCGTCCGGGCCGACGCGGTCAGCGGCGTAGTCGTCGGCCGCGCGGACGCCACGACGCGTGACCCACAGGCTCAGGACGACGAGGCCGAGGCTCACGCCGGCAAGCGGCCACAGCGGGCCGATGTCGGCCAGTGCCAGGAACAGCGGGACCAGCGCGAGCAACAGACCGGCGACGACCCGGGCGAGTACCCGGGCGTTCTGGCGGCCAGCCTGGACCGCAAGCAGGGCCGTCGCCGTCTCGTCGTCGAGCGCGTCGAGAAACGTACTGGTTACGAACAGGCGACGATACCCGGGAACGCCGCGAACGGTCGCGTTCGCCGTCCCCTCACGGTCGGTGTCGAGAATCCGGATGTCGCGGACGGTCAGCCGCGCGCGCTCCCGGAGCCGATTCAGCGTCGCTTCGGTCGATTCCTCCGGCGTCCGGACTGACCGAACGACCGGGATAATCCAGGGGGCCGCGGCCTGCAGGGCGACGACAAGCGCGGCGACGACGGCCAGCAGGACGACCGACGATAGGCCGGTTTCGAGCGGCGCGATGACGACCGTCACGAAAATCGACAGCCCGAGGACGTACCGTCCCATCCGGGCGAGCGCCCGGCCGGTCGAGAGGTCGATGTCCCGGACGCCGCGGACGCCCCGAACGGTCGGCGCGTAGGCGGCCAGTCCGACGCCGCCGGCGGCGAGCAGTTCGGTGAACGTCGCCAGCAACGCCTGGACCGTTCCGGCCCCTCCGCCGACTACTGCGTAGCCGAACCCGAGCAGTCGAAAGACGACGTACGACAGCAGGGCAAACGGGAGCAGGACCCCGAGGTACAACTGCCGATATCTGGCGACGGGGTTCGAGAGTTGCTGTACGACTATGCTTCCGAGCGCGCCGAGAGCTGCTCCGACGACGGCGAGGAAACCGACGAGGAACAGCCCCGTGCCCGTGGCTATCGGTGGTGTCTGGAGGCCGTACACATACGACACGCTTCACCGGCAGGAAAAAAACGTAGCGTTCCCCCTGTCTGCACCTGTTCACGTCGGAGCCACACGCTTAGGTCGCCCGGCACCGAACGGCAGGGTATGAGCGACCGCCTGCATCAGATCGTTGACCTCCTCGTGGCTGCTGTCATCGCCGGCACGTCGACGTTCATCTGGAGTTACGTCCTTCCGACGGGGCTGGCACTGACGCTCGCGGGGATGTTCGCGGCGATGTACTACTTCTCACGTAACCCCTGGGGGTCGACTCGCGGCGAAGCGTACAACGAGTGGATCGACGACCTGTACAACCGCTTTCTCCCGTGAGACCAAACGAACGGTTTCTTATACGTGCCCCTGCTGAGTCATCCACAATGAGCCGAGATACCCAGGAGGTGAGCGGGCGATGAGCGACTCGACCGACGAGGTACGGTCCTACACAGTTCGGCTGGAACTGGTCGACGAACCGGGTGAACTGCTGCGGGCGCTCGAGCCCATCGCCAACAACGGCGGGAACCTCCTCTCTATCTTCCACGAGCGGGGGAACGTGACCCCGCGGGGCCACATCCCCGTGGAGGTCGACCTGGAGGCGACCCCCGAACGGTTCGACGGGATCGTCGACGCACTCCGGGACGCGGGCATCAATGTCATCCAGGCCGGGGCCGAGCAGTACAGCGAAGCGCTGACGATCATTCTCACCGGCCACCTCGTCAACACTGATCTCTCTGATACGCTCTCGCGGATTCACGAATCCACGGACGCGACCGTGACTGACCTCTCGCTGTCGGCACCGGAGGGAACGGACGATGCTTCCAGCGCGCGCATCCGACTGGCAACGGAGGAAGGGGCGGTCAACGAGACGATGTCCGCTATTCGTGCTGTCGCCGACGAGAAGGAACTGCAGGTCATCGAGCCGCTCGCCGCGGGGGGCGAGGCATGAGACTCGCCGTTATCGGAGCCGGTGCAGTCGGCTCTTCTGTCGTCGAACTGGCGGCCGACCACGGCCACTCAGTTACTGCGTTCGCCGATTCTAGCAGCGCCGTCATCGACAGCACTGGTATCGACACTGCCGAAGCGCTCGACCGGAAGCGGGCCGACGGCGTCGTTGGGAGCGACGCGCCCGAGGCCGCGCTTTCGGCCGAGTACGACGTGCTCGTCGAGGCGACGCCGACGACGCTTGGCGATGCTGAGCCGGGATTCGGCCACGTGCAGGCCGCACTCGAACGTGACCGCCACGCTGTGCTGGCGAACAAGGGCCCGGTCGCCGAACGA comes from Haloarcula rubripromontorii and encodes:
- a CDS encoding amino acid-binding protein: MSDSTDEVRSYTVRLELVDEPGELLRALEPIANNGGNLLSIFHERGNVTPRGHIPVEVDLEATPERFDGIVDALRDAGINVIQAGAEQYSEALTIILTGHLVNTDLSDTLSRIHESTDATVTDLSLSAPEGTDDASSARIRLATEEGAVNETMSAIRAVADEKELQVIEPLAAGGEA
- a CDS encoding peptidase yields the protein MFLVGFLAVVGAALGALGSIVVQQLSNPVARYRQLYLGVLLPFALLSYVVFRLLGFGYAVVGGGAGTVQALLATFTELLAAGGVGLAAYAPTVRGVRGVRDIDLSTGRALARMGRYVLGLSIFVTVVIAPLETGLSSVVLLAVVAALVVALQAAAPWIIPVVRSVRTPEESTEATLNRLRERARLTVRDIRILDTDREGTANATVRGVPGYRRLFVTSTFLDALDDETATALLAVQAGRQNARVLARVVAGLLLALVPLFLALADIGPLWPLAGVSLGLVVLSLWVTRRGVRAADDYAADRVGPDAVADALERYADVHDMEPSRRRFANPLSKSPPLGNRIDRLRAQAAE